CCTGATCATAATATTCTGTTGCTTGAATTACAATAGGTTTTACTCCACACGACGTTTTGATTTAAAGAATTTGAAGAATATCTGCTTCAATTACAATTCCAAAGAAAAGACATTGCATGTCACACTACCGTGTTTACCCCCCGGAGAGGAGGAAAGACCAGAGAAGGACATACAAGAAGACAAGTCCAAGCGGGTAGAACCACGTTTGGACCTCTGGAAGCTGAAACGCATTACAGACAATTGTTTATTGCGAATTGACGATGCAGCCGAACTAATGAGACCTGAGGGTTCATATGGCTATGGCTTCGCCAGTAAGTTTCGCGGCAGAATTCAATCATTTGAGGTAAGTTTTGGTAACACATCCGAAATTCCtctaatctttttttttacgaatttttccaatttgtcAGTACAACCTGGAGAGTATAACGCGGATGCCAGAACCCAACTTGGTAAGCCCTCTGCAGCGTCTAATTGACAGAGATATAGATGAGATGAAAAATTTCTCCCGTGATCAGTATAaacttaattttgtagaactgcAAGTTCCCGATGGTCTGGATAACCCCATGCAATTTACGATTAATTTCAAAGGTAAGGGCAACTACTAAGTTTATCAAGCAAAAACAGATTATTAGGCCATTAGGGGGGATTTAATGATAGCCGTTGGTTATGAGATCACAACATCAATGGCATATTGTTGTATTATTACAGATTGCACGCTTGAACGAGACGAGGAATGTTTGCTGCACAATTTGACTTCGAAAGCTGAACTAAATACAATGCCTGTCGAATATGATGTTATGGAAATTGACTGTGGTCTCATCAGCATATTGCTATCCATTTGCTATGACGTTAGGTAAGTTCAAAACGGTGTGCCTAAGCCCAGGGTACTAAAACACAGAAATTTTGCGTGTTGTCACAGATTTACTGCAAATGAGCCAAATTGTGAGTCGGCCTGGACGCGCAGTATCCTATCGGCAACATTGATGTATTTTGAGCCGCACACCTCGATAAAAGATGTGGTCATCAGCTTCATGAGACGCTCCCTTATTTATCCTCTCTATCGAAACTATGAATTGAGTCGTCAATGTGTAGAGGATTGCATAATCGCATTGCAAAGTAATCACCCTTGGATTGTTAAGCAACTGTTGGTTACACACGACAGCTTCAGTGACAATGAACGCTCCATATATAATCATTACTATATTGAAGACTACATAAGATACGTTACAAATGCCTCAGATGCTTGCCCTCCAACGCACTTACAAATGTTGGCTCAGAATCTGAAAAATGTCCTCTTTGATATATTCAAGAAAAATTTGGGTTTGGGCCTGCAAGAGTTGGAAACCGAACTACTGAAGGAAATAATTACGGATATACACATTGGTGCTTCTTCGTCTTCCTCCCTGACCAGTGAAGACGAATCCGTTGAAACGGCCTCGGACAGTTCGACAACATCGTCCGATAGTTCTAGTGAAAGTGATGAGGAGCATAGTGTGATTGAACAAAAAATGGATAAGCTCTCATTGTAGATCTTCTAGTATCTCAAAATAGATAATTATGCAAAGattaatatattttatatatatatatacattttttttttttaaataaaagtgaaaaataatgaATCTAATATCACTATTTTGGAATTAAAAAACGTACTGTCttgattttgttttggttaAGTTGTTAGGCATATCTCAGCATAATTTCCTTCAGCCTGTTAAGGCAGCAACAGATCGTATATTCATAGCTAGACAAATTTAGGTTTCGTCAAATATCGTGGTGCTACTCTATAAATTgtatatgaaatgaaatattttgaaatttgtgaAGGTTTGTGCATTACTTCAAGATGTTTGTAATATAATCTtgaaaaagttttgtttaaGTATCACCAAGTGAAGGTTCGAGGACTACGTtcatatatggaggctatacaaTCGCAGTCCCGGCACGGTATGACTATGAGCACTGCACGGGTTGCTACTCTAAGCTTCGATTTGTGCGGTGTTCATCATCATCACGAGAAGttcagctgggagctaccgtaCACGGAgtggctgcaattgcagtcgcggacaatcggcgacatcgaatgaatagtctcagtgagagggcgGGCGGCTCAGGCTCTCccctaaatactgagtgcttgtgatactcgatatgaaaagacgagttattggcgcctttaaataactcaTGATCATGACGTTCCCGCGACGATCGGTTTTATGGTCCGGAACGAGATAGTTCGCTATTGGAGTTTAACGAGGATCGCtgcctccacatacaaatgtggctccagcaacaacaacaacaatcgcaGTCTCCGGATTATGACCCCTTTTGAGAGAACTTTGGTTCATTTTTATGCACTATACACCattgctgtggtacagggtattagaacttagtgcatttgtttgtggcgcctaaaaggaagagagataaacccattgataggtatacagatcgactcagaatcactttctgattcgatttagctgtgtctgtctgtctgtccacaaTATCTTTGAatttattctccattatcgcaaactggtccatatattttacgaagaatctttctctcaaatactccaagcactgcctcatctgctttcacaagtatccatgcttcagaaccatataacagcacgtaTAGTATCGGTGTCTTgtttagtgtaatcttcgtctgttgagattattattcttcgcttaatctcaaaactggtgtcattcgtcaAATAAAGTTACTGATTGTCGCAAAGTTGTGGTCCCCAaccttctccattttctttacctgctcggttgtgcaaggccttttgggagttgaaaccatccatgtcgtcttatctccatttactgccagacccattttcactgactctctttcgattctttcaaggcTGCTGCAGTTAATACttccgatgtcgtcggcataggcgagtagcatgggTTCTCTtgcgattagtgtgccatatctattcacatctgcatctcgtataatcttctccaacagaatattaaagagctcacacgataggctgtttcgttgtctgaaacctcgtttggtattaaaaggttcggagagattcattctttcctattcttactctGCAGTTTGACACTTGCTGGTACGCGTTATACAAGCTGCAGAGTCttcttaattttgcagggataccaaacacaGACATGGCTGGacatacctttgaacgtaaaggagtattgaaggcggctttgtagtcaacaaagagatgataggtgttgatttgtccttctcgggtcttttccaggatttggcgcagtgtgaatatctggtctagggtggatttaccaggtctaaagccgcattgatagggcccaattatctaattgactttaggttttaatctttcacatagtacgctcgagagtatcttgtatgcgatgggaaggagacttattcctctgtagttggcacattccgtcttgtctccattattgtgtacgggacatagtatgctgaggttccaatcatcgggtatgcgcaTACGACttttcagcgtgtcgcctccggtcttcaatagttcagcgggtaatccgtcggctcctgctgccttgttgttcttccgtcactctgactaggaggtaaacattctataccatcatcagggattggttctgcggtatcctcttcgccgccaacatcggacactagcagttgggtaaaatgttcctgCCATATCCTCAGCGCACTATCtgcgtcagttaccagatttccttctttgtctctgcaggaggatgtgcctgcaccaaagccatcggtttgatgtttaattctgtggtagaatttccggacttcattctgactcctgtacttctcaattcgctcacactcacgtctctccatttcctttttctttctcccgatacctcttgttcatctggcgcgttgctattgattgcaggtttgctctatatgccgcattcttggcttcagtagcatctcgatacacttggtcgtaccatgggtttcatggaagaggcttccggtacccaagtacggatttcggggcattttccatggagttggCAAgttagtttgccactgcgccattatattatcggaacaaggagcgctttcatcaagcagttgggtcagtcgagtggagtatgccgctgccatttgttgtgtttgcagcttctcaatgtccagcttccgtgcagtgtcagatcgtacttttctcgccatgttcaaacgggtgcgaacctttgctgcaatgcCTTCCAGCTAAATGAATGCCTTCCagctatcacaacgtgatcaatttggtttctcgtgttttgatcaggtgacagccatgtggctctGTAAAGTTAGGTTAAGTCACGCAAATATGTGAATGCTGCTAATATTGAACAAATGAATGAATAATCAAGTCTTTTGTAATGCATCCGGAGTTGGTTGGCTATTATCACCAATAGGTTCTTGATGGGTATTATGGTGGTTGAAGATGAACAACTAGCATCGGCATTATATAAAGTAttgaaattggtttttatttgcACCTCATCGTATTTCTTGACGGCCTCCTCAGCAAGGAAACGAGCTTCCTTCAATTCATTCTCAAGAGCGTTCATgcgttcttcatcggcaagggcgcGATTCTCAAGGATCTTACGAGCACTGGTGAGTGGTTCGTTATTACGTTGCAGATAGAAGACATCCAAGATTATAAAGTGAAGTGTACTGCAATTATATGGAACCAGATTCGTTCGTTACGGATGATGGTATATTCATCGACCACATTTCACACATAGTGACCTTtgtggtagtggtggtggtaGTAGTAAGACAAAAAGTGCCGTTGAACCCCAAAatcacatacacacacgcaaTAAACACACACGCACGGGGGACACAAGTGACAGTAGTGTTATATTTTGTTGCCAAGGTGCCGTAGACAATATTGGTAGTTGAAGGTTTAGATCCAAAATGTAGTTGGTTGAGTTTTAGGTGGGGAATaggaaaaattcataaatttacTTAAACTGTAACAAGCTGTTGCATTTTTAAAGCCAAATTCCAGAGAGCGAGCCTTCGAATGGATGTCTTTAAAAATGCAGTACAATCTGCCTAAGCGAGATGTCCATTAAAcggccagctttacgcgttcgaccgctatcatgatttcgacagccggacggacggacattactagttcgactcagaatgtcgagacgatcaagaataaatgtactttatcaatatttcgagatttcacaaacggaatgactagattagtatacccccatccaatggtggtgggtataaaaatgtatatggtCAGATCCAAATATATCTGGGATAAGAAAAAGTTGGATCCAATTAAATCCAAATAGATCTGCCATATCCAATTATGGCTTATGGTATATGTACCTATATCTGGTTGtagatataattggatatgaGACCAGTTATAACTATGTATCTGCTATATACAATATAATTATATCCAAAGATTTATGCTCtgtataactattgggttgcccaaaaagtaattgccaatttttcatatagtcggcgttgacaaattttttcacagctcgtgactctgtaattgcattctttcttctgtcagttatcagttgctacttttagcttgctttagaaaaaaactgtaaaaaaaagtatatttgattaaagttcattctaagtttaattaaaaatgcatttactttcttttaaaaaatccgcaattactttttgggcaaccatatattaGGCCTTGGATATAATCACATCTGGCCTTAGATATAATTATTATATCTTGGGCATATATatgcgctctctaaaggccTAAAGAACTGCGATTGGGATAAcggtttatctggcagctatatcaggctatggaccgatttgaaccatacttggtacagttgttggatatcataacaaaacacgtcgtgcaaaatttcattcggataagaattgcgccctctagaggctcaagaagtcaagacccaagatcggattatatggcagctatatcaaaacatggaccgatatggcccatttacaatcccaatcgacctacactaataagaagtatttgtgcaaattttcaagcggctagctttactccttcgaaagttagcgtactttcggcagacagaggggcggacagacggacggacatgactagatcgacataaaatgtctcgacgatcaagaatatatatactttatggggtcccagacgaatatttcgagtagttacaaacagaaatgaAAGAGCTTgagttgcatgacatgtggttttcaacaagacgatgccacatgtcacacagcacgcgtaacaatggacttattgagaggcgagttcggtgaacattttatttcacgctcGGGACCTgtcaattggccgtctagatcgtgcgatttaacgccttttaagctcatgtctttacagaaaagctcgcttcaattgacgcattgaaagacaacattgaggcatttattcgtgagattccggccgaaatgttggaaagagtatgccaacattgaaataagcggatggaccatttaaggcgcagtcacggtcaacatttgtatcAACATTATCATCTTACCCACATGCCCTCCAtatactatcacttgccgcaccgattttgcataaatgagctcgtagttctatgtgtcccgttatgacatcaaaagctatactgtcctccttcttacttcctttcagtaatagtcccGTCCTGTAACGATCctgatcaccccataggattttcgccgtcctaccgactgtttcgctgttccacagtgctacaTGTCCAacagcgtttgtcgcccacgcccttaaatcgggtctaccgaaaggcttcgggttaacctagTTTATCGAcgtcagttctctggccttcactgagaAATCGTCTTCCTTTCAttgccccttactccgttatgggccggcaaccaaacgatgcggattgtgccaccCTTAGaggaggcgttaatctccttcttactgtccgtaaagatgttcacactcgacgtcttcgcgttagcatcacaccacctcacgcattctgtgatcgcccggatctccacctgcaggatcgtattatagtcagtcagtctaaaacagatctcagaccctgggttctcaatatagaccaccaggcccactctgtcccctacctttgatccatacgtgttacatgattttcaaaaaaaaaaaaactgaaacattaaaaaataaaaacaagtaaaaaggcgttaagttcggccgggccgaactttggatacccaccacctcgggtatatatgtaaaccacctttcgtcaaacaaggggaaaaatgcatacctcatgacccctagcagctaaatagtaagtacaagtcattgttcaacaaaatattgctctttttagcaaaattttagctatatctaaaaataaaccgctctgaaccataaacgacacggacgtcgaaaaagctaacatacgtcactgcgtcaaatttcagtgaaatcggattattgggccaaggcttttcatcgagatatcgatctatatggcagctatatccaaatctgaaccgatttcgaccaagttgcagatacatgtcgaagagccgaacacaactcactgtcccaaatttcggcgaaatcggacaataaatgcgccttttatggccccaaaaccttaaatcaagagatcggtctatattgtagctatatccaaatctgaaccgatctgagccaaatttaaaaataatatcgaaagttttatcacaactcactgtcccaaatttcggcgacatcggacaataaatccgccttttatgggctcaaaaccttaaatcgagagatcggtctgtatggcacctatatccaaatctgaaccgatctgagccaaattgataaaggatgtcgaagggcctaagacaactcactgtcccaaatttcagcaaaatcggataataaatgtggcttttatgggtctaagaccctaaatcggagcatcggtctatatggcagctatatccaaaactggaccgatctgggccaaattggcaaaggatgtcgaagggcctaagacaactcactgtcccaaatttcagcaaaatcggataataaatatggcttttaatgggtccaagaccctaaatcggaggatcggtctatatagcagctatatccaaaactggaccgatctgggccaacttggcaaaggatgtcgaagggcctaagacaactcactgtcccaaatttcagcaaaatcggaaaataaatgtagcttttatgggcctaataccctaaatcagaggatcggtctatatggcagctatatccaattctggaccgatctgagacaaattaacggaggatgttggtaggcccccaaacactgtcccaaatttcagccaaatcggatattaaatgtggattttatggctctgagaccctaaatcgtcggatcggtctatatgggggctatatctagatatagtccgatttggcccatcttcgaacttaacctgcttatggacaaaaaaagaatctgtgtaaagtttcagctcaatatctcaattttttaagactgtagcgtgattttaacagacagacggacagacggacggacatgtctagatcgtcttagatttttacgctgatcaagaatatatatactttatagggtcggaaatggatatttcgatgtgttgcaaacggaatgacaaaatgaatacacccccatccttcggtggtgggtataaaaacgaatcgaTCTGGTAACACTTTGCGACGGTATACTGAGCTGTCTAaggtgacatatttttttatccatCTTTTCCTGACATTCAACTAAAATAAACTGTGTATGTATTTTAGGCGCCAAACAGTAATTAAAAAtacttcaattattttttttttaaatggaaaaCTCTTGCATGGGTATGTAAAATATGATAGTATTATCAAGTGTGACTACCTCATTATGTGGTGAGCGGAAATGGTACGACGATCTTGGCTGTGGCTTAGCTCGCCGGATGGGGAGGTTCTTTTTCCGCTGAGGCTTcacatttgatttaagttcGTACCATGATAGACCTATAAACAGGAAGTTATTAGTAATTGGCAAATTTGAACGAAAAGGAAACGGAAATCGAAGTTATCAGCTCTTTCGTTACCCTTTGTATACCCTTGCCACCAACAATTTGAATTCTtttacaaatttcttttattataaaagacattgatgttgtgtctttaaaggAGACCCACTCATTATGAATTTCCAGTCATCCATGGCATTttcggttcagccgcttttgagtcttaaggagcacacaaacaaaaaaacaaacctacaaacaaacacaaattgatttttatactctccaacataggatgggggtatactaatttcgccattctctttgtaactactcgaaatattcgtctgagaccccataaagtatatgtattcttgatcgtcgtgacattttatgtcgatctagccatgtctgtttgtcgaaagcacgctaaatttcgaaggagtaaatctagtcgcttgaaattttgcataaatacttcttattagtataggccggttgggattgtaaatgggccatatcgggccatgttttgatatagccgctatataaaccgatcttgggtcttgacttcttgagcctctagtgggcgcaattcttatccgaatgaaattttgcacgacgtgttttgttaggatatccaaccactgtgccaagtatggttcaaatcggtccataacctgatgtagctgccatattaaccgatcttgggtcttgacttcttgagcttctagagggcgcaaattctatccgatttagctgaaattttgcatgacgtattttattatgactttataacctgatatagctgtcatataaaccgatctgggatcttgacttcttgaacctctagaggtcgcaattacttcttgagcccccaaggggcgcaattcttattcgaattgggtgacattttgcacaggtcgccaacatataatttaattgtggtccgaaccggaccatatcttgataccacgcttatagcagagcaaatcttttcttttatcctttttttgccttagagagatgccgggatatatataagactagctgaacccggcccgcttcgctgcgcttccttttacaccatttgaattataattttctttttcttttcaactactcttctttgcattcacttagttacgtatatattttgcggccatgtttttatagaacttttagactattgtggaagcttgtcccagggtaggtgggttaaaaaaataataccgaaaaCAGTCAGGGGTTAGCtactatattttatttatttaaagggCAGACAACATTTCAAAACCGTGGTGAAAAGCATATGATtaactttgaacacactctcctgcACCGCTCGCTCTCTTTTtctcccaatagatggcgctgaatttgttgttggcgATGCTCActgttgattcccatcacattggcatcattttgtctatttttgaattcgatcgaattttcacttttgtcggcctatctaatgtcaccgttgcACATGGGTAAGCATCATAGGCTTACCCATaccaaaaatatcagaaaatattttgagcactggatattccttcaataatagttgcgacaataatcattatccattgaagaattcagtacaaaaacttacggcctagaccacaaaaatagttttttctttttgtaccctccattaTAAACtaattatgtcattccgtttgtaatacatcgaaatattcatcggagacccaacaaaatatatatgtatgtatatttttgatcgtcttgacattctaagtcgatttagctattttggtccgtccatctgtcgaaagcacgctaactttcgaagggataaagctaagcggatgaaattttgcacaaatacttcctattagtattgggattataaatgggccatataaaccgattttcgatcttgacctcttaagccccaaaacgccgcaattcttatccgatttgtctcaaattttgtataagacattttgttatgacttccaacatctgtgctaagtatggcttaaatcggtttaaaacttgatgtagcctccatataaaccgatctcctaatttgagtccctgagcctctagagggcgcaattcttatgcgatttggctaaacattattttaacgacttctcctatgaccttccacatacgtgcgaaatatggtctgattgggtccaaaaccttatatagctcccaaaggaaccgatttcccgattttaatgcttaagccactatagggctcaattcttatccaatttttgctgacattttgcgcatTGAcaactactatggtctccaacagccaaaccaagcatgttccgaattggttgataacctgaaatagctccaatagctttgcaatttttatccattatcctttgtttgcctaaaagagatatcgggcaaaaaaaaaaaatgataaatgagatccatggtagagggtatgtaagattcggcccagccgaacttttcCCGCTTTTACTTATTGTCACACGaatgtgtgcttatcggcaTGTTACTTGGGctcaattttcaatcaaacctgctccactgagctttcgctttcaagacgtagaaaaatgtcacctctgtaacgtaacctacactccaatagctctgattctgtgtacgttcgttgagcgttcccctctaacagtttaacacaaacttggatattcgaactgtattaaaaaataatttttatctatggcaaagatagccacttaaactacctgaaacaccTATCTTAGGGTGgggaatttgtaaaaaattatacagcaaacaaccgcaatgCAATTACTATActttattttacggaccgataggttcatttgcaaacagaatagaaaagggaaaggtttagactttgATACCcaaaacgactgagaatttgacatttgtcccatctgttagagcttttttgaacatatgttatgagtctatagattGCCTTTGTCTGtggtgctactcgcttggagagGCTTAGCGCCTATAATATTCATCATGatgtggtggttgtctataacacactatatggctacctgttgaatagtcataatttagtcttttttaaatcaaatcaaattgccatattaaacgattctcagtgaTAATAGGGAACTAATTTaccggtctttatattaggtgcggtggcgacagttgtTACTAATTGAACCATGTACAACTGTTGAACATGAAAGTGATGCCCAGCAGCACCTTGTGTGGACTTGTCTgggaaaagaaggctccttgtcgatgagctataaatggcggccaccttgacttaaggtttATTACTGCTCCTTTCACACTGgacgtcataactttgggggtacggcggcagtgtcctgtggtccgctagatatatgagcagaataaagatatcatattggtTTGGTAGGgggcgcctcactccatctgccacttgagcacaaatttgaatgacgcaaaatacataataaataaaaaaaatacctaTACCTaacacttgatcccccattgttttaatggggaggtaaagcaccacctagattcttggacacaaagtttaatgtcatattcgtaatctgttatcaaatgcctttaatttgaggctcatctagctagcAAAAAATATCACCACTATTCACTATCAGTGAATTTAGTGTGaattcgatcctagctagatTAGCTAGGATCGAACCATGttcccatttgagggtgggggcgacccccaattacttgggcctcattttttatgtcatattcgtagtctagtaccgaatacctttcatttgagtcccatattgatatttacgtccaatatgtttgattcggggagtttttgggattggacgacccctcgcaacttcatcccaatttttaataccatattagtaTTCAACGgttaacttttattttggggtcgcacttttagggtaagggggaggatccgcccccctaccaatatcaattaattaaatagcctattgctccttccggaaaACACTCCCCAcagtttgttaaaatttgaaagaaatcg
This Stomoxys calcitrans chromosome 2, idStoCalc2.1, whole genome shotgun sequence DNA region includes the following protein-coding sequences:
- the LOC106095599 gene encoding protein SHQ1 homolog, which produces MSYAGGIISHTYSANSCELKFELKRNSSCRESCGTRSIHNVRNCDIYIEDYNFLIYVDVQLFKFYSTRRFDLKNLKNICFNYNSKEKTLHVTLPCLPPGEEERPEKDIQEDKSKRVEPRLDLWKLKRITDNCLLRIDDAAELMRPEGSYGYGFASKFRGRIQSFEYNLESITRMPEPNLVSPLQRLIDRDIDEMKNFSRDQYKLNFVELQVPDGLDNPMQFTINFKDCTLERDEECLLHNLTSKAELNTMPVEYDVMEIDCGLISILLSICYDVRFTANEPNCESAWTRSILSATLMYFEPHTSIKDVVISFMRRSLIYPLYRNYELSRQCVEDCIIALQSNHPWIVKQLLVTHDSFSDNERSIYNHYYIEDYIRYVTNASDACPPTHLQMLAQNLKNVLFDIFKKNLGLGLQELETELLKEIITDIHIGASSSSSLTSEDESVETASDSSTTSSDSSSESDEEHSVIEQKMDKLSL